The Aspergillus luchuensis IFO 4308 DNA, chromosome 6, nearly complete sequence genome segment ACCGTACACCTGAGACTGTAACGGATGTTTCTGCAATGTTCGTAGCTAGAATGATCTTGCGGGTCCgtggaggagcaggaacgaACACTCGTTGCTGAGCTGCTTGAGGGAGCGCTGCGAAGAGTGGGAGTACTTGGATCTTGGGCAGCGCCGGATCCATTCCGGTTGCGTACTCGTTGACGAGGTTCTCCAACGCCTCCACTGTCTCTTGACCAGTCAGGAAGACCAGAATGTCTCCAGGCAACGGCTCCTTGTAATGGATCTGGAAGATGACCTTGAGAGCTGCATCAACAAAGTCATGCACCGGTTCGGGGGAGTAAATCGTCTTGACCGGGAACTGACGTCCCTTGATATGGCATACGGCAATATCACCCTCACTCTTTTGGTCTGCAGAATCCCCATTCGTATCCTTCTTCGCTGCCTCAATCGCTCGCGAACTTCCCTGGAACCCTTCCTTGAAGAAGCCCATCAGACTCTCCATATCCGCCGTAGCACTCATCACCACAACCTTCAAAGACACACCACCCCgtccttccctcttccccgacACCAAATTCCTCAAGAATCCCAGCACCTGATCAACATTGACACCACGCTCGTGCACTTCATCCACCACGATGGCACTATACTTCGTCAACCACGGATCATGCAGCATCTCCTGCAACAGCATTCCCTCTGTCAAGAACTTGACCTGCGTACTCGGCGACGTCGACGTATCAAACCGAACCGAATATCCAACCTTACTCGCAGGCGACGAATTGCCCAACGGGGTCCCCATTTCCTCCGCCACACGTCTTGCCAGCGAAATCGCCGCCACTCGTCTCGGCTGCGTGATAGCAATGCACCCTCCAACCgggatctccttctccgcacCATCACGGTCCCGCACAACCGTCTTAGCCGACCGACACCACTTCTCATTGACCAGAAACTGAGGGATCTGTGTACTCTTTCCGCTACCTGTTTCACCAACCAACAGCATCACATCGTTCTTGCGCAAGTAGCCGCGAATTTCGTCGCCGTGAGGGAAAATAGGGAGGTTCTTGCGCTGCTGGTATAACGCCTGCGCCTTTTCTCGTAGCGGAGTGAAATTGGTATTCTTGAATTTCTGTTGCTTGTCTTTGCGCTTTCCATCCTTCACTGAGTTTTGTGGTTGCGATTGTTCttgtttctgcttcttgatcGCTGGCGTGTCGTCCGAGACGGGGCTGGTTCCATTCTGCTCCGTCTGAGGGGGTACATCCATGTTGAGATTCTCTGTCTTACCCCCCTTCACAATAAAGCCATTTTCATGCTTccgcttcttgttcttccgcTTGTGGTCGTCTTCTTTGCTGTGGGTTTTGCGCTTCGTGACGGGTGCGGAGTCGTCTTGTTCGGCTTTTTGCGACGACGCTTTGCTAGGGGCGGGGGCGGGGACGGCGTCGCCCTCGTCATTGAAGACGGTACGGACCCTCTCCggcatggtgatggtgtgtgAGGGTTTATTAGAGAGAAGGTAAAGGACTAGAGGCGTAACGTCATGTCGCAAGTCAAGTTGGGATGGGGAACTTTGTTGTCGGCGGAGTTGCGGATCCCCGAAATTTTttgcttatcgataagcggCTGCTTGGCAGTTTGTCTAGACCCAAGATATTGTACTTgttctacggagtagttcTAAACAACGATAGTCCATTTAATTCGTGATATCATGTTGAATTCATATAATATAGCATATCCGTCATTTCTGTTGGCTATATATGGCGATTACTGTTCCTTTATCCCAGATCCTTTTACCGATCATATAATCTCTATATCCTACGTTCAATTCATACCCCAGCCGCGTACTCGTCGGAACACAAACGCCCGGTCGTTCTTGAGCCCGAATTCCGCCCAGTCGTCAGTCAGCCTGTTGTAACTCCAGTAGCCCTTCCATGCCAGCTTGGTGTTTTTGGACGGATTGGGTGGCGTCATATTAGCGTTAGCCGGTTTGGCTGCTGACACCGACCGAAGCGAGAGGTGCAAGAGGTACATGTACTTCGGTCCGGCTCCCTCTGTTTCAATGACAAGATCGCGAGGATCAGGTGGTGCGCCTGCAGATTGAGCCTTGACGGGCAGGGACTCATATCCAGAGATGAGATCGTCCTGGGGAATGTCGTCGGCTGCATCAGAGGCGGGGGCCGGTTTGGCCAAGCGCCAACGACCTCTATAAGCTTGCCTCAGCGCACCCATGGCGACGGGAGGGATGGTATCGGTAGGGCCCGTGATGGTGTTGCTTGGGTCTGCCATATGACGATGGAACTGCTTCTGGGAGATTGCCCGTGCCGCCTTGACGTTTTCCTTGCTGATGTAGGGCACCACCTCCAATGGCTCGACTGTGGTGAGTAGATAGACAACTGTCCCGTCCGGATAGAAGCGCAGATAGCGGTAGTAGGTCACGATGTGAATAGGGCTGTTCCACGAGGTGTTCTGGTACACCGAGG includes the following:
- the DHR2 gene encoding putative ATP-dependent RNA helicase (Hrh1) (COG:A;~EggNog:ENOG410PIUS;~InterPro:IPR011709,IPR027417,IPR007502,IPR014001, IPR001650,IPR002464;~PFAM:PF04408,PF07717,PF00271;~go_function: GO:0004386 - helicase activity [Evidence IEA]) produces the protein MPERVRTVFNDEGDAVPAPAPSKASSQKAEQDDSAPVTKRKTHSKEDDHKRKNKKRKHENGFIVKGGKTENLNMDVPPQTEQNGTSPVSDDTPAIKKQKQEQSQPQNSVKDGKRKDKQQKFKNTNFTPLREKAQALYQQRKNLPIFPHGDEIRGYLRKNDVMLLVGETGSGKSTQIPQFLVNEKWCRSAKTVVRDRDGAEKEIPVGGCIAITQPRRVAAISLARRVAEEMGTPLGNSSPASKVGYSVRFDTSTSPSTQVKFLTEGMLLQEMLHDPWLTKYSAIVVDEVHERGVNVDQVLGFLRNLVSGKREGRGGVSLKVVVMSATADMESLMGFFKEGFQGSSRAIEAAKKDTNGDSADQKSEGDIAVCHIKGRQFPVKTIYSPEPVHDFVDAALKVIFQIHYKEPLPGDILVFLTGQETVEALENLVNEYATGMDPALPKIQVLPLFAALPQAAQQRVFVPAPPRTRKIILATNIAETSVTVSGVRFVVDCGKAKVKQFRSRLGLDSLLVKPISKSAAIQRKGRAGREAPGQCYRLYTEKDYLALDEVNTPEILRCDISQALLNMKARGVDDIMNFPFLTRPPREALEKALLQLLSIEALEESGKISQIGLQIAKLPLTPTLGRVLLAASEYGPECLLDVIDIISCLSVENIFLNITSEEKKEEAEVARRDLYRREGDHLTMLATVQAYAAENTDRKAWAERHLVSHRAMQSVMDVRKQLTTQCRQAKLLPNDARGSAASTSVRDPSPIHILKSFLRGFSTNTARLVPDGSYRTVVGNQTVAIHPSSVLFGKKVEAIMYNEFVFTNRSYARGVSAVQMDWVGEALAG